The following are encoded together in the Natronolimnobius sp. AArcel1 genome:
- a CDS encoding methionine adenosyltransferase has product MSERNIRVEPIDRQAVEDQEVEIVERKGIGHPDSICDGVAESVAGALAREYLDRIGKVLHFNTDETQLVAGEAAPAFGGGEVVDPIYLLIVGRATKRYEGELFPAETIALRAARDYLEETIPHLTVGEDIVVDVKLGEGSGDLQDVFGEDEVTVPMANDTSFGVGHAPLTETEQIVSEAEARLNGEFAEENPYLGQDVKLMGKREGDTIDVTVAAAMVDQHIADIDEYADAVESVREFVADVAAEHTDREVHVHVNTADDYEDGSIYLTVTGTSAEQGDDGSVGRGNRANGLITPNRSMSMEATSGKNPVNHIGKIYNLLSTEIAEEVVSEVDGIRDLRVRLLSQIGRPIDQPHVADVHLVTEDGVSLEDVQSDVEAIVDEELADVTSITRRVIDGELSTF; this is encoded by the coding sequence ATGAGCGAGCGGAACATTCGGGTCGAGCCAATCGACCGTCAGGCAGTCGAAGACCAGGAGGTCGAAATCGTTGAGCGAAAAGGAATCGGGCACCCGGACTCGATCTGTGACGGCGTCGCCGAAAGCGTCGCCGGCGCACTGGCCCGCGAGTATCTGGACCGAATCGGTAAGGTGCTTCACTTTAACACAGACGAAACGCAACTCGTCGCCGGTGAGGCCGCCCCTGCATTCGGCGGTGGCGAGGTCGTCGATCCCATCTATCTGCTGATCGTCGGCCGTGCGACCAAACGCTACGAGGGCGAACTCTTCCCCGCAGAGACTATCGCGCTGCGAGCCGCCCGCGACTATCTCGAGGAGACGATCCCACACCTGACCGTTGGCGAGGACATCGTCGTCGACGTGAAACTGGGCGAAGGAAGTGGCGACCTGCAGGATGTCTTCGGCGAGGACGAAGTCACCGTTCCGATGGCAAACGACACGAGTTTCGGTGTCGGCCACGCTCCACTGACCGAGACCGAGCAGATCGTCTCCGAAGCCGAGGCACGACTCAACGGCGAGTTCGCCGAGGAGAACCCGTATCTCGGACAGGACGTGAAGCTGATGGGCAAACGCGAAGGTGACACGATCGATGTCACCGTCGCCGCGGCGATGGTCGACCAGCACATTGCTGATATCGACGAGTACGCCGACGCCGTCGAATCGGTTCGCGAGTTCGTCGCCGATGTGGCGGCCGAACACACCGATCGCGAGGTCCACGTCCACGTTAACACCGCCGACGACTACGAGGACGGCTCGATCTACCTCACCGTCACCGGTACCTCCGCAGAACAGGGCGATGACGGCTCCGTTGGCCGCGGGAATCGTGCAAACGGCCTCATCACGCCAAATCGCTCGATGTCGATGGAAGCCACGAGCGGCAAGAACCCGGTCAACCACATCGGGAAGATCTACAACCTGCTCTCGACCGAAATCGCCGAAGAAGTCGTCAGCGAGGTCGACGGCATCCGCGACCTGCGCGTGCGCCTCCTCTCGCAAATCGGTCGCCCAATCGACCAGCCCCACGTCGCCGACGTTCATCTCGTCACCGAGGATGGTGTTTCCCTCGAGGACGTCCAGAGCGATGTCGAAGCAATCGTCGACGAGGAACTCGCCGACGTGACGAGCATTACGCGCCGCGTCATCGACGGCGAACTCTCGACGTTCTAA
- the cyaB gene encoding class IV adenylate cyclase — protein MYEVEVKVPADLEAVRERLEGLDAEHEHTVVQADTYYDAPHRSFPDTDEALRIRRESTPDMDESESRVTYKGPLLDDESKSREEHETGVADGETMDAVLTNLGFDPAATVRKEREHFHLTLEAHDFPYTITLDSVDDVGEFVEVETDVETERELEPAREGAYAVLEELDLEPDDQLRTSYLGLLLES, from the coding sequence ATGTACGAGGTCGAAGTCAAGGTGCCAGCCGATCTCGAGGCCGTTCGCGAGCGCCTCGAGGGGCTCGACGCTGAACACGAACATACGGTCGTGCAAGCCGATACCTACTACGACGCGCCGCATCGCTCGTTTCCCGACACCGACGAGGCGCTTCGCATTCGTCGAGAATCGACACCAGACATGGACGAATCTGAGAGCCGCGTGACGTACAAAGGGCCGCTGCTTGACGACGAATCGAAGAGTCGCGAGGAACACGAGACTGGCGTTGCAGACGGTGAGACGATGGATGCTGTTTTGACGAATCTCGGCTTCGACCCGGCCGCCACGGTGCGAAAGGAACGCGAGCATTTTCATCTCACACTCGAGGCCCACGACTTTCCCTACACGATCACGCTCGACAGCGTCGACGACGTTGGCGAGTTCGTTGAGGTCGAAACCGACGTTGAAACCGAACGTGAACTCGAGCCCGCACGCGAGGGCGCATACGCCGTCCTCGAGGAACTCGACCTCGAGCCGGATGACCAGCTTCGAACGTCCTATCTCGGGCTCTTGCTCGAGTCCTGA